Proteins encoded within one genomic window of Ostrinia nubilalis chromosome 5, ilOstNubi1.1, whole genome shotgun sequence:
- the LOC135072275 gene encoding uncharacterized protein LOC135072275 isoform X1: MLAALGPISGRKSGASKSRGRQPIKPRPGISNRPSRPSRPSPRGSHDLIMSERQHISHSPPVKVKSTTHKVPSTPPSGKHSGGRSSSTPKVPAGHVSAGTQRPSTTVKPRHTTPPTRNDIKKQEISINKNTKHITINRIYNYAPPKEISYAERPGQRPVSYPVYHETPPTYVYQYKESGSKYGTLLAGLALLNLGAQAAAATRTISAASQKPAKDSRDSIERASSNYKPQAGEYCKFGVRKDNGDYDETKIDCLLITSFILESQKPTAPAGGTNTTVVTISTNVTVVNITNGVVEKTTTPEPLVLYQMLANGTLVPVNVTLPEAENTTAVNTTDASNGSVASSVIVTTTTTNTTVTNAVDVKEKEIQVTPGMKCFVMRHTPTSYMKKPVPCDLLQSYADQSLKKNSAAK, translated from the exons A TGTTAGCTGCATTGGGACCTATAAGTGGTCGAAAGTCTGGTGCAAGTAAAAGTCGCGGAAGACAACCTATCAAGCCACGCCCTGGAATCTCAAATCGTCCCAGTAGACCTTCGCGTCCATCACCACGTGGCAGTCACGATTTAATAATGTCAGAACGTCAACATATCTCTCATTCTCCTCCAGTTAAAGTAAAATCAACCACTCATAAAGTACCATCAACTCCACCTAGCGGCAAACATTCTGGAGGACGTTCATCAAGCACTCCTAAAGTACCTGCGGGTCATGTATCAGCAGGAACTCAAAGACCATCGACAACAGTAAAACCAAGACATACAACTCCACCTACACGGAACGATATAAAGAAGCAAGAAATTTCAATTAATAAGAATACTAAGCATATCACTATCAACCGCATCTACAACTACGCTCCACCGAAAGAAATTAGTTATGCAGAAAGGCCTGGACAACGACCGGTTTCTTATCCAGTTTACCATGAAACGCCGCCGACCTACGTATATCAATACAAAGAATCAGGAAGTAAATACGGTACTTTACTTGCTGGCTTAGCGCTTTTGAACCTTGGAGCTCAAGCTGCTGCAGCTACTCGTACCATTTCCGCCGCTAGCCAGAAACCAGCCAAAGATTCAAGAGATTCAATAGAAAGAGCTAGTTCAAACTATAAGCCACAGGCTGGCGAATACTGTAAATTCGGCGTAAGGAAAGACAATGGTGATTATGACGAAACCAAAATCGATTGTCTATTGATAACAAGTTTTATATTAGAAAGTCAGAAACCGACAGCACCGGCTGGTGGCACTAACACGACGGTTGTCACCATCAGTACGAATGTCACAGTTGTGAACATAACAAACGGCGTAGTGGAAAAGACCACGACTCCGGAACCGCTTGTTTTGTACCAAATGTTGGCGAATGGTACTCTTGTTCCTGTGAATGTTACTCTTCCCGAGGCAGAAAATACAACAGCTGTTAATACTACAGACGCATCGAATGGCAGTGTGGCGTCATCGGTAATCGTAACGACAACAACGACTAATACAACAGTGACGAATGCTGTTGACGTGAAAGAGAAGGAGATTCAGGTAACGCCGGGGATGAAATGCTTTGTCATGAGACATACGCCGACCTCATACATGAAAAAGCCAGTGCCCTGTGACTTGCTGCAATCCTACGCCGATCAGTCCCTCAAGAAAAACTCAGCcgctaaataa
- the LOC135072275 gene encoding uncharacterized protein LOC135072275 isoform X2, with protein MSERQHISHSPPVKVKSTTHKVPSTPPSGKHSGGRSSSTPKVPAGHVSAGTQRPSTTVKPRHTTPPTRNDIKKQEISINKNTKHITINRIYNYAPPKEISYAERPGQRPVSYPVYHETPPTYVYQYKESGSKYGTLLAGLALLNLGAQAAAATRTISAASQKPAKDSRDSIERASSNYKPQAGEYCKFGVRKDNGDYDETKIDCLLITSFILESQKPTAPAGGTNTTVVTISTNVTVVNITNGVVEKTTTPEPLVLYQMLANGTLVPVNVTLPEAENTTAVNTTDASNGSVASSVIVTTTTTNTTVTNAVDVKEKEIQVTPGMKCFVMRHTPTSYMKKPVPCDLLQSYADQSLKKNSAAK; from the coding sequence ATGTCAGAACGTCAACATATCTCTCATTCTCCTCCAGTTAAAGTAAAATCAACCACTCATAAAGTACCATCAACTCCACCTAGCGGCAAACATTCTGGAGGACGTTCATCAAGCACTCCTAAAGTACCTGCGGGTCATGTATCAGCAGGAACTCAAAGACCATCGACAACAGTAAAACCAAGACATACAACTCCACCTACACGGAACGATATAAAGAAGCAAGAAATTTCAATTAATAAGAATACTAAGCATATCACTATCAACCGCATCTACAACTACGCTCCACCGAAAGAAATTAGTTATGCAGAAAGGCCTGGACAACGACCGGTTTCTTATCCAGTTTACCATGAAACGCCGCCGACCTACGTATATCAATACAAAGAATCAGGAAGTAAATACGGTACTTTACTTGCTGGCTTAGCGCTTTTGAACCTTGGAGCTCAAGCTGCTGCAGCTACTCGTACCATTTCCGCCGCTAGCCAGAAACCAGCCAAAGATTCAAGAGATTCAATAGAAAGAGCTAGTTCAAACTATAAGCCACAGGCTGGCGAATACTGTAAATTCGGCGTAAGGAAAGACAATGGTGATTATGACGAAACCAAAATCGATTGTCTATTGATAACAAGTTTTATATTAGAAAGTCAGAAACCGACAGCACCGGCTGGTGGCACTAACACGACGGTTGTCACCATCAGTACGAATGTCACAGTTGTGAACATAACAAACGGCGTAGTGGAAAAGACCACGACTCCGGAACCGCTTGTTTTGTACCAAATGTTGGCGAATGGTACTCTTGTTCCTGTGAATGTTACTCTTCCCGAGGCAGAAAATACAACAGCTGTTAATACTACAGACGCATCGAATGGCAGTGTGGCGTCATCGGTAATCGTAACGACAACAACGACTAATACAACAGTGACGAATGCTGTTGACGTGAAAGAGAAGGAGATTCAGGTAACGCCGGGGATGAAATGCTTTGTCATGAGACATACGCCGACCTCATACATGAAAAAGCCAGTGCCCTGTGACTTGCTGCAATCCTACGCCGATCAGTCCCTCAAGAAAAACTCAGCcgctaaataa